A region from the Coriobacteriia bacterium genome encodes:
- a CDS encoding SDR family oxidoreductase, which yields MRVLVLGAGGMLGHEAIRVLAPDFDVWGACRDVNKLPALAVEPGKIISGLDAMHPELIHGILSKVKPDVVINAIGIVKQKDDAKAAIPSITVNSLCPHVLSQACADAGARMIHVSTDCVFSGRTCPEGGYRESDTPDAYDLYGRSKMLGEVVDMPNTLTMRTSIIGWQLGPQTSLIGWFAAHRHEKLKGYTKAIFSGLTTTALTEVMRDVVFERPGLSGLYHVSVAPIDKYTLLNSLAKQCGWNVDITPNEDLVVDKTLNSERFQKETGWTPPGWDSMLADIASRKPE from the coding sequence ATGCGCGTTTTAGTCCTCGGAGCCGGTGGAATGCTCGGGCATGAGGCTATTCGTGTGCTTGCGCCCGACTTCGATGTATGGGGTGCTTGTCGTGATGTGAATAAATTGCCTGCGCTCGCAGTTGAGCCGGGGAAAATTATTTCGGGTCTCGATGCGATGCATCCTGAATTGATACACGGTATTCTTTCAAAGGTAAAACCCGATGTGGTTATCAATGCAATCGGTATCGTCAAGCAAAAAGACGATGCCAAAGCTGCGATTCCCTCCATAACGGTGAACAGCCTTTGTCCGCATGTCTTGAGCCAGGCGTGTGCCGATGCCGGGGCACGGATGATCCATGTGAGCACCGATTGCGTCTTTTCAGGCCGCACCTGTCCGGAAGGCGGGTATCGTGAATCCGACACGCCTGATGCCTATGACTTATATGGTAGATCGAAGATGCTCGGTGAAGTCGTTGACATGCCCAATACGCTGACGATGCGTACGTCGATCATCGGTTGGCAACTCGGTCCGCAAACAAGTCTCATCGGGTGGTTTGCTGCGCACCGTCATGAAAAGCTCAAGGGATACACGAAAGCGATATTCAGCGGATTGACGACCACGGCGCTGACCGAGGTTATGCGCGATGTGGTGTTTGAGAGGCCCGGTCTCTCGGGGCTTTATCATGTCTCTGTCGCACCGATCGATAAATATACCTTGCTGAATTCACTTGCAAAGCAGTGCGGATGGAATGTCGATATCACGCCGAACGAAGACCTCGTGGTCGATAAAACGCTCAATTCAGAACGATTTCAAAAAGAAACAGGTTGGACTCCACCCGGCTGGGATTCCATGCTTGCAGATATCGCCTCGCGCAAACCGGAATAA
- the wecB gene encoding UDP-N-acetylglucosamine 2-epimerase (non-hydrolyzing) codes for MTKVITILGTRPEIIRLSRVIAVLDDLLGENHILVHTGQNYDDRLNGLFFREMGVREPDVFMGIRADSFAAQIGQMLVAAEELFTKEKPDTVLILGDTNTGICAFVAKRMGIRVCHMEAGNRCFDDCVPEEVNRRVIDHSSSVLMPYTYRSAENLVREGIERRRVFVTGNPIKEVLDFYAPQIDSSEPFAEFGVDSKKYFLVTAHRAEMTDDPARLASLIDALNAVGEKYDMPVLASLHPRTKNKMEEYGIEAGLVNFVPPMGLFDFVHLEKEAFCVLSDSGTVQEECCIFGVPTVTMRDVTERPETIECGSNILAGVKAERILPAVDIAVRNAGNWTPPAEYLAKNVSDTVARIVLGMV; via the coding sequence ATGACAAAAGTAATCACCATTCTCGGTACGCGTCCTGAAATCATTCGCCTGTCTCGTGTCATAGCGGTGCTCGACGACCTGCTCGGCGAGAATCATATTCTCGTGCATACCGGGCAAAACTATGACGATCGGCTCAACGGTCTCTTTTTTCGAGAAATGGGTGTGCGCGAGCCCGATGTGTTCATGGGGATTCGCGCGGATTCTTTTGCCGCTCAAATCGGTCAGATGCTTGTGGCGGCTGAGGAGCTTTTCACAAAAGAGAAGCCCGACACGGTCTTGATTCTCGGCGATACAAACACGGGAATCTGTGCATTCGTCGCAAAACGCATGGGAATTCGAGTGTGCCACATGGAAGCGGGAAATCGCTGTTTCGATGATTGTGTACCCGAAGAGGTCAATCGTCGTGTCATTGATCATTCATCGAGTGTCCTGATGCCGTACACCTATCGGAGTGCCGAGAATTTGGTGCGCGAGGGGATCGAGCGCCGGCGTGTTTTCGTCACGGGCAATCCGATAAAAGAAGTTCTCGATTTTTATGCTCCGCAGATTGATTCCTCGGAGCCTTTCGCCGAATTCGGTGTGGATTCAAAAAAATACTTTCTCGTCACAGCGCATCGCGCTGAAATGACCGATGATCCGGCACGGCTCGCATCTCTTATAGATGCGCTCAACGCGGTAGGGGAGAAATACGATATGCCGGTGTTGGCATCGCTCCATCCTCGGACAAAAAATAAAATGGAAGAGTATGGTATCGAGGCGGGGCTGGTTAATTTTGTCCCACCGATGGGCCTTTTCGATTTCGTTCATCTGGAGAAAGAAGCATTTTGCGTGCTGAGCGATTCAGGCACCGTCCAAGAGGAATGCTGTATTTTCGGGGTTCCCACGGTAACCATGCGTGATGTCACTGAGCGCCCCGAGACCATCGAATGCGGAAGTAATATTTTGGCGGGAGTTAAAGCCGAGCGTATTTTGCCTGCAGTTGATATTGCCGTTCGTAATGCGGGCAACTGGACGCCACCTGCCGAATACCTTGCGAAAAACGTTTCCGATACCGTTGCTCGAATCGTGCTGGGGATGGTTTAA